A region of Thermobifida halotolerans DNA encodes the following proteins:
- a CDS encoding globin has translation MTSQHDDQVTFFEAVGGEETFTRLVRRFYEGVAADPVLRPMYPEADLGPAEERLRLFLMQYWGGPHTYSERRGHPRLRMRHFPYRIGAEERDRWLAHMRAAVDDLALPPRLEQPLWEYLVHAAHSMVNVPQDARPPAVNRVVTVTDRSRGDDDEGETISISLS, from the coding sequence ATGACTTCCCAGCACGATGACCAAGTGACCTTCTTCGAGGCGGTCGGGGGCGAGGAGACGTTCACCCGCCTGGTCCGCCGCTTCTACGAGGGGGTCGCGGCCGATCCCGTCCTGCGTCCGATGTATCCCGAGGCCGACCTGGGGCCCGCCGAGGAGCGGCTGCGACTGTTCCTCATGCAGTACTGGGGCGGCCCCCACACCTACAGTGAGCGGCGCGGCCACCCGAGACTGCGCATGCGGCACTTCCCGTACCGCATCGGAGCCGAGGAGCGCGACCGCTGGCTGGCGCACATGCGCGCGGCCGTCGACGATCTCGCCCTGCCGCCCCGCCTGGAGCAGCCGCTGTGGGAGTACCTGGTCCACGCCGCCCACAGCATGGTGAACGTGCCCCAGGACGCCCGGCCGCCGGCCGTCAACCGCGTGGTCACCGTCACCGACCGGTCCCGGGGGGACGACGACGAGGGCGAGACGATCAGCATCTCCCTGAGCTGA
- a CDS encoding acyl-CoA thioesterase: MRDKVTDQTAAGLRHVHLGRVRFADLDPLNHVNNVRMLTYLEDARISFLRWDNEDGPSVFGNLVVARHEADYLRPLTLRRAPFRVETWVTEIRNASFTLRYEVLDDDAVYLRALSVLVAYDLAEQRPRRLSAQERAHLRRYLAE; encoded by the coding sequence GTGCGCGACAAGGTGACCGACCAGACGGCGGCCGGGCTTCGACACGTCCATCTGGGACGCGTCCGCTTCGCCGACCTGGACCCGCTGAACCACGTCAACAACGTGCGGATGCTGACCTACCTGGAGGACGCCCGCATCTCCTTCCTGCGCTGGGACAACGAGGACGGCCCGAGTGTCTTCGGGAATCTGGTGGTGGCCCGGCACGAGGCCGACTACCTGCGTCCGCTGACGCTGCGCCGCGCCCCCTTCCGGGTGGAGACCTGGGTGACCGAGATCAGGAACGCCAGCTTCACCCTGCGCTACGAGGTCCTCGACGACGACGCGGTGTACCTGCGGGCGCTGTCGGTGCTGGTCGCCTACGACCTCGCCGAGCAGCGTCCGCGCCGCCTGAGTGCGCAGGAGCGCGCCCACCTGCGGCGGTACCTCGCCGAATGA
- a CDS encoding MFS transporter, whose protein sequence is MASLSALFGVAFVLPELRQTYGITITQAGTLAGLPSLGLLLTLLGWGVVIDRYGERFTMTASLALTALLLALFPTVEGPVGVGSLLFLVGAAGGPVNAAGGRLVMGWFAVRERGLAMGLRQTAQPLGMGLSAALMPILAHHHGFAAAMLLPGVLAVAVLPLVVLFAVPPPDSAASGSAGAGRSPATSSPYRHAAIWRVHAVSMLLGVPQFTVVTYALVYLVEQHGWSAPTAGALMAAVQIPGALARMGAGVWSDRAGSRLGPVRVVSGCGAVTLVLLAAASSLSEAAVVLLVVGAVLTMSHNGLTFTAVAETAGMVWAGRAMAAQNSLQAVSSTLTPVLMGVLIDWFDYRAAFVAAAVFGAAAIAVIPRTRRVGARAARQP, encoded by the coding sequence ATGGCGAGCCTGTCGGCGCTGTTCGGGGTGGCGTTCGTGCTCCCGGAACTGCGGCAGACGTACGGGATCACCATCACCCAGGCGGGCACCCTCGCCGGACTGCCCAGTCTCGGACTGCTGCTGACCCTGCTGGGCTGGGGCGTGGTCATCGACCGTTACGGTGAGCGTTTCACCATGACGGCGAGTCTGGCCCTCACCGCGCTCCTTCTCGCCCTGTTTCCGACGGTGGAGGGGCCGGTGGGCGTGGGGAGCCTGCTGTTCCTGGTGGGAGCCGCCGGTGGTCCGGTGAACGCGGCGGGCGGCCGACTGGTCATGGGCTGGTTCGCGGTGCGGGAACGCGGGTTGGCGATGGGGCTGCGCCAGACCGCCCAGCCCCTGGGCATGGGCCTGTCTGCGGCGTTGATGCCGATCCTGGCCCACCACCACGGTTTCGCGGCGGCGATGCTGCTGCCGGGGGTTCTCGCGGTGGCCGTGCTTCCGCTGGTGGTGCTCTTCGCGGTTCCTCCTCCGGACTCCGCCGCGTCGGGTTCCGCCGGGGCGGGGCGCTCTCCGGCCACCTCCTCTCCCTACCGGCACGCCGCGATCTGGCGGGTGCACGCGGTGAGCATGCTGCTGGGTGTTCCGCAGTTCACCGTGGTGACGTACGCGCTGGTGTACCTGGTGGAGCAGCACGGGTGGAGTGCGCCGACGGCGGGGGCGCTGATGGCGGCCGTGCAGATCCCCGGTGCGCTGGCCAGGATGGGGGCGGGGGTGTGGTCGGACCGGGCGGGCAGCCGCCTGGGACCGGTGCGGGTCGTCTCCGGATGCGGGGCGGTGACGCTGGTGCTGCTCGCCGCGGCGTCGTCGCTGTCGGAGGCGGCCGTGGTGCTGCTGGTCGTCGGCGCGGTGCTGACCATGAGCCACAACGGGCTGACCTTCACCGCGGTGGCGGAGACCGCGGGAATGGTGTGGGCGGGCCGGGCGATGGCGGCGCAGAACTCGCTGCAGGCGGTCAGTTCGACACTGACTCCCGTCCTGATGGGGGTGCTGATCGACTGGTTCGACTACCGTGCGGCCTTTGTCGCCGCAGCGGTGTTCGGGGCCGCCGCGATCGCTGTGATTCCCCGCACGCGACGGGTCGGCGCCCGTGCGGCGCGGCAGCCGTGA
- the ettA gene encoding energy-dependent translational throttle protein EttA, translated as MAEYIYTMRNVRKAHGDKVVLDDVSGSFLPGAKIGVVGPNGAGKSTLLKLMAGIEQPSNGEARLMPGYTVGLLAQEPHLDPAKTVLENVQDGVAETKAMLDRFNEIAEKMATDYSDELLEEMGKLQDALDHRNAWDLDSQLAQAMDALRCPPADAEISLLSGGEKRRVALCKLLLEQPDLLLLDEPTNHLDAESVQWLEQHLEKYSGTVIAITHDRYFLDNVATWILEIDRGRLYPYEGNYTTYLQTKADRLKVEGAKDAKRKKRLQEELEWVRSNPKARQSKSKARLQRYEEMATEAAKTRKLDFEEIQIPPGPRLGSTVVEVKNLTKGFGDRLLIEDLTFSLPPNGIVGVIGPNGVGKTTLFKMIVGEEQPDSGSISIGETVQISYVDQYRGRIADNRNVWEVISDGESFIRVGNVEIPSRAYVAAFGFKGSDQQKMAGVLSGGERNRVNLALTLKQGGNLLLLDEPTNDLDVETLASLENALLDFPGCAVITSHDRWFLDRVATHILAWEGGSNWFWFEGNFELYEKNKTERLGPEAARPHAVTHRKLTRN; from the coding sequence ATGGCGGAGTACATCTACACGATGCGAAACGTGCGTAAAGCGCACGGTGACAAGGTTGTCCTGGACGACGTCTCGGGCTCCTTCCTTCCCGGTGCCAAGATCGGCGTCGTGGGACCCAACGGCGCGGGCAAGTCCACGCTGCTGAAGCTGATGGCCGGCATCGAGCAGCCGTCCAACGGCGAGGCGCGTCTCATGCCCGGCTACACCGTCGGTCTGCTCGCCCAGGAGCCGCACCTCGACCCCGCCAAGACGGTCCTGGAGAACGTCCAGGACGGTGTCGCGGAGACCAAGGCGATGCTCGACCGCTTCAACGAGATCGCCGAGAAGATGGCCACGGACTACTCCGACGAACTCCTCGAAGAGATGGGCAAGCTGCAGGACGCCCTCGACCACCGCAACGCCTGGGACCTGGACAGCCAGCTCGCCCAGGCGATGGACGCGCTGCGCTGCCCGCCCGCCGACGCCGAGATCTCGCTGCTCTCCGGCGGTGAGAAGCGCCGCGTCGCGCTGTGCAAGCTGCTGCTGGAGCAGCCCGACCTGCTGCTGCTGGACGAGCCCACCAACCACCTGGACGCCGAGAGCGTCCAGTGGCTGGAGCAGCACCTGGAGAAGTACTCGGGGACGGTCATCGCGATCACCCACGACCGCTACTTCCTGGACAACGTCGCCACCTGGATTCTGGAGATCGACCGCGGTCGGCTCTACCCCTACGAGGGCAACTACACCACCTACCTGCAGACCAAGGCCGACCGGCTCAAAGTCGAGGGAGCCAAGGACGCCAAGCGCAAGAAGCGCCTCCAGGAGGAGTTGGAGTGGGTCCGCTCCAACCCCAAGGCCCGGCAGTCCAAGAGCAAGGCCCGTCTGCAGCGCTACGAGGAGATGGCCACAGAGGCCGCCAAGACCCGCAAGCTCGACTTCGAGGAGATCCAGATCCCGCCGGGGCCGCGCCTGGGCAGCACCGTGGTCGAGGTGAAGAACCTCACCAAGGGCTTCGGCGACCGTCTGCTGATCGAGGACCTCACCTTCTCGCTGCCTCCCAACGGCATCGTCGGTGTCATCGGCCCCAACGGTGTCGGCAAGACCACCCTGTTCAAGATGATCGTGGGGGAGGAGCAGCCCGACAGCGGCTCGATCTCCATCGGAGAGACCGTCCAGATCTCCTACGTCGACCAGTACCGCGGCCGTATCGCCGACAACAGGAACGTCTGGGAGGTCATCTCCGACGGCGAGAGCTTCATCCGGGTCGGCAACGTCGAGATCCCCAGCCGCGCCTACGTGGCCGCGTTCGGATTCAAGGGATCCGACCAGCAGAAGATGGCCGGGGTGCTCTCCGGCGGCGAGCGCAACCGGGTCAACCTGGCCCTCACCCTCAAGCAGGGCGGCAACCTGCTGCTGCTGGACGAGCCCACCAACGACCTGGACGTCGAGACCCTCGCGTCGCTGGAGAACGCGCTGCTGGACTTCCCCGGCTGCGCCGTGATCACCAGCCACGACCGCTGGTTCCTGGACCGCGTCGCCACACACATCCTGGCCTGGGAGGGCGGGTCCAACTGGTTCTGGTTCGAGGGCAACTTCGAACTGTACGAGAAGAACAAGACCGAACGCCTCGGCCCCGAGGCGGCCCGCCCGCACGCCGTCACGCACCGCAAGCTCACCCGCAACTGA
- a CDS encoding prolyl oligopeptidase family serine peptidase gives MLDFPSYPPAERQSLTEVLHGRPVADPYRWLEEADSAAAKEWSREQDSLYATASRAWSGGDWFRDRLRELMGAGYVGSPVWRGERRLFVRRAAGQEHGVLHVRDASDSERVLVDPTELDPEGTTTLDSWVADHEGRLLAYQLSESGDEQSRLWVMDIATGETVDGPIDRCSYSPIAWLPGQEAFYYVRRLPPEQVPEGEEQYHRRVYLHRVGSSPDSDTLIFGEGRDKTEYFGVSVSRDGRWLTLTASPGTAPRNDAWIADLTAAPPEAPRFTEIQTGVDAEVFPYAGRDGRLYLFTDRDAPRGRLCVADPSRPGYPDWRTLVAADPEAVLGGYVILDGAELDAPVLLALWKRHAISEISVHDLETGQRVRTLPLPGLGSVGDMTARPEGGAEAWFHYTDHTSPTAVYRYDARTGEVSLWEGPPGAPRAPRVRTEQVTYTSRDGTPVRMLVISPPDADGPRPTVLYGYGGFAISLTPGYSASVLAWVEAGGVYAVASLRGGLEEGEEWHRAGMLGSKQNVFDDCHAAAEHLVATGVTTPQTLAVMGGSNGGLLVGAAITQRPELYAAAVCSAPLLDMVRYERFGLGRLWSVEYGSADDPEALEWLLAYSPYHNVREGVRYPATLFTVFDNDTRVDPLHARKMCAALQHATSAPVAQAPILLRREAEVGHGSRSVSRSVRLGADQLAFLAHHTGLRVP, from the coding sequence ATGCTCGACTTCCCCTCCTACCCGCCCGCCGAACGCCAGAGTCTCACCGAGGTCCTGCACGGACGTCCCGTCGCCGACCCCTACCGGTGGCTCGAGGAGGCCGACTCCGCCGCCGCCAAGGAGTGGTCGCGGGAGCAGGACTCCCTGTACGCCACGGCCTCCCGCGCCTGGTCCGGCGGTGACTGGTTCCGCGACCGGCTGCGTGAGCTGATGGGCGCCGGATACGTGGGCTCGCCCGTCTGGCGCGGGGAGCGCCGCCTGTTCGTCCGGCGCGCCGCCGGCCAGGAGCACGGTGTCCTCCACGTCCGCGACGCCTCCGACTCCGAGCGGGTGCTCGTCGACCCCACCGAACTCGACCCGGAGGGCACCACCACCCTGGACTCCTGGGTTGCCGACCACGAGGGGCGCCTGCTGGCCTACCAGTTGTCCGAGAGCGGCGACGAGCAGTCCCGGCTGTGGGTCATGGACATCGCCACCGGCGAGACCGTGGACGGTCCGATCGACCGCTGCTCCTACTCCCCCATCGCCTGGCTGCCCGGCCAGGAGGCTTTCTACTACGTGCGCAGGCTGCCCCCCGAGCAGGTCCCGGAAGGTGAGGAGCAGTACCACCGGCGGGTCTACCTGCACCGGGTGGGTTCCTCCCCCGACTCCGACACGCTGATCTTCGGGGAGGGGCGGGACAAGACCGAGTACTTCGGGGTGTCGGTCAGCCGGGACGGACGCTGGCTGACGCTGACCGCCTCTCCGGGCACCGCTCCGCGCAACGACGCCTGGATCGCGGACCTGACCGCGGCGCCCCCCGAGGCGCCCCGGTTCACCGAGATCCAGACGGGCGTGGACGCCGAGGTGTTCCCGTACGCGGGACGGGACGGGCGGCTGTACCTGTTCACCGACCGGGACGCGCCGCGCGGACGGCTGTGTGTGGCGGACCCGTCCCGCCCCGGGTACCCGGACTGGCGCACGCTGGTCGCCGCCGACCCCGAGGCGGTGCTCGGCGGTTACGTGATCCTGGACGGCGCGGAACTGGACGCGCCGGTGCTGCTCGCGCTCTGGAAGCGGCACGCGATCAGCGAGATCAGCGTGCACGACCTGGAAACCGGGCAGCGGGTGCGCACTCTCCCGCTGCCCGGTCTGGGTTCGGTGGGCGACATGACCGCCCGGCCCGAGGGCGGTGCCGAGGCCTGGTTCCACTACACCGACCACACCTCGCCGACGGCGGTGTACCGCTACGACGCGCGTACCGGCGAGGTGTCTCTGTGGGAGGGGCCGCCCGGGGCGCCCCGCGCCCCGCGGGTCCGCACCGAGCAGGTCACCTACACCTCCCGGGACGGGACACCGGTGCGGATGCTGGTGATCTCCCCGCCCGACGCCGACGGCCCCCGCCCCACCGTCCTGTACGGCTACGGCGGTTTCGCCATCTCGCTGACCCCCGGCTACTCGGCGTCGGTCCTGGCGTGGGTGGAGGCGGGCGGCGTCTACGCGGTCGCCTCCCTGCGGGGCGGACTGGAGGAAGGCGAGGAGTGGCACCGGGCCGGGATGCTCGGCAGCAAGCAGAACGTGTTCGACGACTGCCACGCCGCCGCCGAGCACCTGGTCGCCACGGGGGTGACCACACCGCAGACGCTCGCCGTGATGGGCGGCAGCAACGGGGGGCTGCTGGTCGGCGCGGCGATCACCCAGCGCCCGGAGCTGTACGCCGCGGCGGTGTGCTCGGCACCGCTGCTGGACATGGTCCGCTACGAACGGTTCGGCCTGGGGCGGCTGTGGAGCGTGGAGTACGGCAGCGCCGACGATCCCGAGGCACTGGAGTGGCTGCTGGCCTACTCGCCGTACCACAACGTGCGCGAGGGGGTGCGCTATCCGGCGACCCTGTTCACGGTCTTCGACAACGACACCCGGGTGGACCCGCTGCACGCCCGCAAGATGTGCGCGGCGTTGCAGCACGCCACGTCCGCTCCCGTGGCGCAGGCCCCGATCCTGCTGCGCCGCGAGGCCGAGGTCGGGCACGGCTCCCGTTCGGTGAGCCGCAGCGTCCGACTCGGCGCGGACCAGTTGGCCTTCCTCGCCCACCACACCGGTCTGCGTGTTCCGTGA